One window of the Lysobacter sp. S4-A87 genome contains the following:
- a CDS encoding DmsC/YnfH family molybdoenzyme membrane anchor subunit, with the protein MHPALSVIFFTTLSGAGYGVLALLGAMLVSPRTQLLVGDNEPATSMLPLLVAALLLALGLVTVGLLSSTFHLGKPMRAWRAFSQWRTSWLSREGVLALATYVPAAALVVLTLAAWLGSEREANAFAMSAAVLGGATAVLALLTVGCTAMIYASLKPIPAWQHALVVPAYLGFAVQGGLAIVGAAIAATQASGLVPHTATPFALVLAVVSVVLVAIKLRYWRDIDGQGMPATRGDAVGLPGREVSVFERPHSEQNYLTREMGFVVARKHANKLRAIALTLFGLIPVVAAVLTWAFPGSGLVAMPLAALSALIGAFVERWLFFAQARHLVTLYY; encoded by the coding sequence ATGCATCCTGCCCTGTCCGTCATCTTCTTCACCACGCTGTCCGGCGCCGGTTACGGCGTGCTCGCCCTGCTCGGCGCGATGCTCGTCAGCCCGCGCACGCAATTGCTGGTGGGCGACAACGAACCGGCGACGTCGATGCTGCCGTTGCTGGTCGCCGCGCTGCTGCTGGCGCTGGGCCTGGTCACCGTGGGCCTGCTCAGCTCGACGTTCCACCTGGGCAAGCCGATGCGCGCGTGGCGTGCGTTTTCGCAGTGGCGCACTTCATGGCTGTCGCGCGAAGGCGTGCTGGCGCTGGCTACGTACGTGCCGGCTGCGGCACTGGTCGTGCTGACACTGGCTGCATGGCTCGGCAGCGAGCGCGAAGCCAATGCGTTCGCCATGTCGGCTGCCGTGCTGGGCGGGGCCACTGCCGTGCTGGCGCTGCTTACGGTTGGTTGTACCGCGATGATCTACGCCTCGCTCAAGCCGATTCCGGCGTGGCAGCACGCGCTGGTCGTCCCGGCGTACCTCGGCTTCGCCGTGCAGGGCGGCCTGGCAATCGTCGGTGCCGCCATCGCAGCCACGCAGGCATCGGGCCTGGTGCCGCACACGGCGACACCGTTTGCGCTGGTGCTCGCGGTCGTCAGCGTTGTCCTGGTCGCGATCAAGCTGCGCTACTGGCGCGATATCGACGGCCAGGGCATGCCGGCGACGCGTGGCGATGCGGTCGGGTTGCCCGGGCGCGAGGTCAGCGTGTTCGAGCGTCCTCACAGCGAGCAGAACTACCTGACCCGCGAGATGGGCTTCGTCGTTGCGCGCAAACACGCGAACAAGCTGCGGGCAATCGCGTTGACACTGTTCGGTCTGATACCGGTGGTCGCAGCGGTCCTGACATGGGCGTTTCCCGGCTCCGGGCTGGTGGCGATGCCGCTGGCGGCGCTGTCGGCACTGATCGGCGCATTCGTCGAACGCTGGCTGTTTTTTGCCCAGGCGCGGCACCTGGTCACGCTCTATTACTGA
- a CDS encoding alpha/beta hydrolase, with translation MDSTAPLLETVEHETAPSPTWTVLWLHGLGADGHDFAPIVPELVRRDWPALRFVFPHAPVRPVTINNGMRMRAWYDIVSFDFDALAAGKRADEAGVTESVAQVEALIAREIARGIAPERIVLIGFSQGGAIALASALGRETPLAGIAGLSTYLPLGQLQAKAKLRPPALSQPVFMAHGQFDPVVPAVVGQMGAATMKDLGFTLEWHDYPMAHQVCAEEIQALGDWLDKRFAG, from the coding sequence ATGGATTCCACCGCCCCCCTGCTCGAAACGGTCGAGCACGAAACCGCCCCTTCGCCGACCTGGACCGTGCTGTGGTTGCACGGACTGGGTGCCGACGGCCATGACTTCGCCCCGATCGTTCCCGAGCTGGTACGCCGCGACTGGCCGGCACTGCGCTTCGTGTTCCCGCATGCGCCGGTGCGCCCGGTCACGATCAACAACGGCATGCGCATGCGTGCCTGGTACGACATCGTCAGCTTCGACTTCGACGCACTGGCCGCCGGCAAGCGCGCTGACGAAGCCGGCGTGACCGAGTCGGTGGCCCAGGTCGAAGCCCTGATCGCCCGCGAAATCGCCCGCGGCATCGCGCCCGAGCGCATCGTCCTGATCGGCTTCTCGCAGGGCGGCGCGATCGCCCTGGCCTCGGCCCTGGGCCGCGAAACGCCCCTGGCCGGCATTGCCGGACTGTCGACCTACCTGCCGCTGGGGCAGCTGCAGGCGAAGGCAAAGCTGCGCCCGCCGGCGTTGTCGCAGCCGGTGTTCATGGCCCACGGCCAGTTCGATCCGGTGGTGCCGGCGGTGGTCGGCCAGATGGGTGCCGCGACCATGAAGGACCTCGGCTTCACCCTGGAATGGCACGACTACCCGATGGCCCACCAGGTCTGCGCCGAGGAGATCCAGGCCCTGGGCGACTGGCTGGATAAGCGATTTGCGGGCTGA
- the hemC gene encoding hydroxymethylbilane synthase: MTTLRIATRKSPLALWQSEHVADRLRATHPALTVTLVPMSTRGDEVLDRSLAAIGGKGLFLKELELAMLRGEADCAVHSLKDVPMELEPGFALPAILARADYADAFVSNHFADIAALPQGARVGTSSLRRQAQLRALRPDVQLLDLRGNVNTRLAKLDGGEYDAIVLACAGLQRLGFDDRIRGRLQAPDWLPAPAQGAVAIECRDDDVATRELCALLDDSVTRTCAEAERAMNRALHGSCHVPVAAYAQLHGEHLYLAGLVGSAADGRVVRAQGEGRGDAPECLGLEVAQMLLEQGAGEFIAAA; this comes from the coding sequence ATGACCACGCTCCGCATCGCCACCCGCAAGAGCCCGCTCGCCCTCTGGCAGAGCGAGCACGTCGCCGATCGCCTCCGCGCCACCCACCCCGCCCTGACCGTGACCCTGGTGCCGATGAGCACCCGCGGCGACGAAGTGCTCGACCGCTCGCTGGCGGCCATCGGCGGCAAGGGCCTGTTCCTCAAGGAGCTGGAGCTGGCGATGCTGCGCGGCGAAGCCGACTGCGCCGTGCACTCGCTCAAGGACGTGCCGATGGAGCTGGAGCCGGGCTTCGCCCTGCCGGCGATCCTGGCGCGCGCCGACTATGCCGACGCCTTCGTCAGCAACCACTTCGCCGACATCGCCGCGCTGCCGCAGGGCGCGCGCGTGGGCACCTCATCGTTGCGCCGCCAGGCGCAGCTGCGCGCGCTGCGTCCCGACGTGCAGCTGCTCGACCTGCGCGGCAACGTCAACACGCGCCTGGCCAAGCTCGACGGCGGCGAATACGACGCCATCGTGCTGGCCTGCGCCGGCCTGCAGCGCCTGGGCTTCGATGACCGCATCCGCGGTCGCCTCCAGGCCCCGGACTGGCTGCCGGCGCCGGCGCAGGGCGCGGTGGCGATCGAGTGCCGCGACGACGACGTCGCCACCCGCGAGCTGTGTGCGCTGCTGGACGACAGCGTCACGCGCACCTGTGCCGAGGCCGAGCGGGCGATGAACCGCGCCCTGCATGGCAGTTGCCACGTGCCGGTGGCGGCGTACGCGCAGCTTCATGGCGAGCACCTGTATCTGGCCGGTCTCGTCGGCTCGGCCGCCGACGGTCGCGTCGTGCGCGCACAGGGCGAAGGCCGCGGCGATGCGCCCGAATGCCTGGGTCTGGAAGTCGCGCAGATGCTGCTGGAGCAGGGCGCCGGCGAGTTCATCGCGGCTGCGTAA
- a CDS encoding DUF481 domain-containing protein — protein MLGVALLGGAILTLPSPALNGDPTLIAIASDPAQMRLYCFSTRCGDEEWQLATSPTPTVPSTTARAKTLRLPGSQRYAQLSAPATPRESRSSYSNDFRIGTRYGVQAMRDGPTQLGLTLGAGYRLAPLYDDGINQAGPVLRGELNFGQKIGERAQWTQRVQFESGRGEAFVKQSLSLDVELWSNWSLESDFAIRHDTQNGGGSETAESKLELRRRF, from the coding sequence GTGCTCGGAGTCGCCCTGCTGGGCGGCGCCATCCTCACCCTGCCCTCGCCAGCGTTGAATGGCGACCCGACGCTGATCGCCATTGCGAGTGATCCGGCGCAGATGCGGCTGTACTGCTTTTCCACGCGCTGCGGCGACGAGGAATGGCAGCTGGCGACATCCCCGACCCCGACCGTGCCATCGACCACGGCACGCGCGAAGACGCTGCGCCTGCCCGGCAGCCAGCGCTATGCGCAACTCAGCGCGCCGGCCACGCCGCGCGAAAGCCGCAGCTCGTATTCCAATGATTTCCGCATCGGCACGCGCTACGGCGTGCAGGCGATGCGCGACGGTCCGACGCAGCTGGGCCTCACCCTGGGTGCCGGCTACCGCCTGGCGCCGCTGTACGACGACGGCATCAACCAGGCCGGCCCGGTGCTGCGCGGCGAACTCAATTTCGGCCAGAAGATCGGTGAGCGCGCGCAATGGACGCAGCGCGTGCAGTTCGAAAGCGGACGCGGCGAGGCCTTCGTCAAGCAGTCGCTGAGCCTGGACGTGGAGCTGTGGTCGAACTGGTCGCTGGAAAGCGACTTCGCGATCCGCCACGACACGCAGAATGGCGGCGGCAGCGAGACGGCCGAGAGCAAGCTGGAGCTGCGGCGCAGGTTCTGA
- a CDS encoding LytTR family DNA-binding domain-containing protein: protein MRIVIADDEPLARERLRGLLAEQRGVEVVAEAADGQHALHACAEHHPDLVLLDIAMPGIDGLETARHLAAFEPRPAVVFCTAYDAHALSAFEAEAIDYLVKPVRAERLAAALERVRTFAAGRDRTTPASGAGIGQRRSHLCARLRGSLRLIPIEDVHYLQAEEKYVVVHHARGEDLIEESLKSLEDEFGERFVRIHRNCLVARHEIVELRRAADGHVQAVLRHGKQPLEVSRRCVAGLKETLKHL, encoded by the coding sequence ATGAGGATAGTGATCGCCGACGACGAGCCGCTGGCGCGCGAGCGCCTGCGGGGACTATTGGCCGAACAGCGCGGCGTTGAAGTCGTCGCCGAAGCGGCCGATGGCCAGCATGCGCTGCATGCCTGCGCCGAACACCATCCCGACCTGGTGCTGCTGGACATCGCGATGCCGGGCATCGACGGCCTCGAGACGGCGCGCCACCTGGCTGCATTCGAGCCACGCCCGGCGGTGGTCTTCTGCACTGCCTACGACGCGCATGCACTGTCGGCATTCGAGGCCGAGGCGATCGATTACCTGGTCAAGCCGGTGCGCGCCGAACGCCTGGCCGCGGCACTGGAGCGCGTACGTACCTTTGCCGCCGGACGCGATCGCACCACGCCCGCTTCCGGCGCCGGCATCGGCCAGCGCCGCAGCCACCTGTGTGCGCGCCTGCGCGGCAGCCTGCGCCTGATCCCGATCGAGGACGTGCATTACCTGCAGGCCGAAGAGAAGTACGTGGTCGTGCACCACGCCCGCGGCGAAGACCTGATCGAAGAGTCGCTGAAGTCGCTCGAGGACGAGTTCGGCGAGCGCTTCGTCCGCATCCATCGCAACTGCCTGGTCGCACGCCACGAAATCGTCGAACTGCGGCGTGCCGCCGACGGCCACGTGCAGGCGGTGCTGCGCCACGGCAAGCAGCCGCTGGAAGTCAGCCGGCGCTGCGTGGCGGGGCTGAAGGAAACGCTCAAGCACCTGTAA